The DNA window GATTTCAGGTTCAACTTCTACATATGATATTTCTGCTGTGCTCATTTTCCTTTTCTCCTTTCTGCTACTGCTGATTAGGATACGGCGCAAGCTCCAATAATCTTTTGTCGGTCTCCTCGAAACTTGTCGGATCTTCAACTCTCTGCGACAAGAATCCCCGTACGTTCTCCATGTTCGCCAATGCCCAGTCAACCCGCATATTTGACCCGGATTTATACGCGCCAATGTTGATGAGATCTTCCGACTCCGCGTAAGTTGCGAGAAGGTCGCGGACTCTTCCGGCGGCGTTGAGGTGTTCGCGTGATACAAGGGCGGGCATAACACGGCTCACGGAATCCAGTACGCTCACAGCGGGGTAGAAATTTCTTGCGGCAATCTTCCTCGACAAAACTATATGGCCGTCAAGTATTCCTCTCACTGTGTCGGCTACAGGCTCGTTCATGTCGTCCCCGTCAACAAGAACCGTGTATATTCCCGTAATGCTTCCGACTTCCCCGGCCCCGGCGCGCTCCAACAATCTCGGCAGCATCTCGAATACGGACGGAGTATAGCCCCTTGTGGCGGGAGGCTCACCGATTGCGAGGCCGATTTCACGCTGTGCGCGGGCGACTCGTGTTACAGTGTCCATCATCAATAGGACATCTTTCCCCTGATCCCGGAAATATTCTGCGATTGCCGTTGCTGTCATGGCCGATTTCAGGCGGATTAGCGCGGGCTGGTCTGAAGTCGCAATCACAAGTACCGAACGTTTCAGCCCCTCCGGCCCTAAGTCGCGCTCGATAAATTCCCGAACCTCTCTGCCACGTTCGCCGACAAGCGAAATCACATTAACGTCCGCAGTTGTGTAACGCGCCATCATTCCGAGAAGGGTGCTTTTTCCCACGCCTGAACCCGCGAATATCCCGATACGCTGTCCCTTGCCTAGCGTGAGCATTCCGTCAACAACTCTGACTCCGACGCTCAAAGGAGTGTCAACCATTTTCCGCCGCAAAGGGTGAGGGGGAGTCGCGTAAAGCGGGTAAAAGTCGCTGGCGGCTATCGGCCCTTTGTCATCGATGGGATTTCCGAGACCGTCAAGAACACGCCCTAATAACGCCTCGCCTACAGGGACTTCAAGCGGTCTGTTTGTTGACACGACATCGCAACCCGGCCCGACTTCCTGCAATGCTCCCAGCGGCATTAAGAGTACACGGTCTCCCCTGAAGCCGACAACCTCCGCGTCAAGCTCGTGCGAGCCGTCCCGGAATTGTATGTGGCACAAATCGCCGACTCTGACATCCGGCCCCTGGGATTCCGCGACAAGCCCGACAACCTGAACGATTCGCCCGTTTATTTTCACCAGCGGCTTCTGCAACAGGTCAACCGCAAAAAGCTGGAACAAATCAACATCCTGTATATCATTCACGGCCTAACGACTCTCCTTTGCTGACTGCTGGAATACTTCATCAACAACCGACTCAACCTGTCCCATCTGAGTCTTCCATCTCGCGTCATAAACTCCGAGTCCAGTCTCAACAATACAGCTTCCATTCTCGATATTGGGATCTGATTTCAGCTCTAACTT is part of the Synergistaceae bacterium genome and encodes:
- the fliI gene encoding flagellar protein export ATPase FliI, with protein sequence MQDVDLFQLFAVDLLQKPLVKINGRIVQVVGLVAESQGPDVRVGDLCHIQFRDGSHELDAEVVGFRGDRVLLMPLGALQEVGPGCDVVSTNRPLEVPVGEALLGRVLDGLGNPIDDKGPIAASDFYPLYATPPHPLRRKMVDTPLSVGVRVVDGMLTLGKGQRIGIFAGSGVGKSTLLGMMARYTTADVNVISLVGERGREVREFIERDLGPEGLKRSVLVIATSDQPALIRLKSAMTATAIAEYFRDQGKDVLLMMDTVTRVARAQREIGLAIGEPPATRGYTPSVFEMLPRLLERAGAGEVGSITGIYTVLVDGDDMNEPVADTVRGILDGHIVLSRKIAARNFYPAVSVLDSVSRVMPALVSREHLNAAGRVRDLLATYAESEDLINIGAYKSGSNMRVDWALANMENVRGFLSQRVEDPTSFEETDKRLLELAPYPNQQ